One Citrobacter amalonaticus genomic window carries:
- the mtr gene encoding tryptophan permease, with the protein MATLTTTQTSPSLLGGVVIIGGTIIGAGMFSLPVVMSGAWFFWSMAALVFTWFCMLHSGLMILEANLNYRIGSSFDTITKDLLGKGWNVVNGISIAFVLYILTYAYISASGSILHHTFSEMSLNVPARAAGFGFALLVAFVVWLSTKAVSRMTAIVLGAKVITFFLTFGSLLGHVTPTTLFNVAESHASYTPYLLMTLPFCLASFGYHGNVPSLMKYYGKDPRTIVKCLVYGTLLALVLYSVWLLGTMGNIPRPEFIGIAQKGGNIDVLVQALSGVLNSRSLDLLLVVFSNFAVASSFLGVTLGLFDYLADLFGFDDSALGRFKTALLTFVPPIVGGLLWPNGFLYAIGYAGLAATIWAAIVPALLARKSRQRFGSPKFRVWGGKPMIVLILFFGVGNALVHILSSFNLLPVYQ; encoded by the coding sequence ATGGCAACACTAACCACCACCCAGACATCACCTTCGCTGCTCGGCGGCGTGGTGATCATCGGCGGCACTATTATCGGCGCAGGGATGTTCTCTCTGCCGGTGGTCATGTCCGGTGCGTGGTTTTTCTGGTCAATGGCGGCGCTGGTCTTTACCTGGTTCTGCATGCTGCATTCCGGTTTGATGATCCTCGAAGCAAACCTCAACTATCGTATTGGTTCAAGCTTCGACACCATCACCAAAGATCTGCTGGGCAAAGGCTGGAACGTGGTCAACGGTATTTCTATTGCCTTCGTGCTCTATATCCTGACCTACGCTTATATTTCCGCGAGCGGTTCTATTTTGCACCATACCTTCAGTGAAATGTCGCTGAATGTGCCTGCGCGTGCGGCAGGGTTTGGCTTTGCCCTGCTGGTGGCGTTTGTAGTGTGGTTGAGTACCAAAGCGGTGAGCCGCATGACGGCGATCGTGCTGGGTGCAAAGGTCATTACTTTCTTCCTGACTTTCGGCAGTCTGCTCGGGCACGTCACGCCGACAACGCTGTTTAACGTCGCGGAAAGTCACGCCTCTTATACGCCGTACCTGTTGATGACGCTGCCGTTCTGTCTGGCTTCGTTTGGCTACCACGGTAACGTCCCAAGCCTGATGAAATACTACGGCAAAGACCCGCGCACCATTGTGAAGTGCCTGGTGTACGGCACGCTGCTGGCGCTGGTGCTGTACAGCGTCTGGTTGCTGGGGACGATGGGAAACATTCCACGTCCTGAGTTTATCGGTATCGCGCAGAAGGGCGGCAATATTGATGTGTTGGTGCAGGCGCTAAGCGGGGTGCTGAACAGTCGCAGTCTGGACCTGTTGCTGGTGGTGTTCTCCAACTTTGCGGTGGCGAGTTCATTCCTCGGCGTTACGTTGGGACTGTTTGACTATCTGGCGGATCTGTTTGGTTTTGACGATTCGGCGCTGGGGCGCTTCAAAACGGCGCTGCTTACCTTTGTTCCGCCGATTGTCGGTGGGTTGTTGTGGCCGAACGGATTCCTGTATGCCATTGGCTACGCAGGACTGGCGGCGACCATCTGGGCCGCGATTGTGCCGGCGCTGCTGGCTCGCAAGTCACGTCAGCGCTTTGGCAGCCCGAAATTCCGTGTCTGGGGTGGTAAGCCGATGATTGTCCTGATTCTGTTTTTCGGTGTCGGTAACGCGCTGGTACACATCCTGTCGAGCTTTAATTTATTGCCTGTGTATCAGTAA
- a CDS encoding luciferase-like monooxygenase: MTDKTIPFSVLDLAPIPDGSSAKEAFSHSLDLARLAEKRGYHRYWLAEHHNMTGIASAATSVLIGYLAANTRTLHLGSGGVMLPNHSPLVIAEQFGTLNTLYPGRIDLGLGRAPGSDQPTMRALRRHMGGDIDNFPRDVAELVDWFDARDPNPQVRPVPGYGEKIPVWLLGSSLYSAQLAAQLGLPFAFASHFAPDMLFQALHLYRTQFRPSARLEKPYAMVCINIIAADSNRDAEYLFTSMQQAFVKLRRGETGQLPAPIQNMDQFWSPSEQYGVQQALSMSLVGDKTKVRHGLESILRETQADEIMVNGQIFDHQARLHSFDLAMDVKEELVG; encoded by the coding sequence ATGACTGACAAAACCATTCCTTTCTCGGTGCTGGATCTGGCGCCGATTCCTGACGGATCCTCAGCAAAAGAGGCGTTCTCGCACTCGCTGGATCTTGCCCGTCTCGCGGAAAAACGGGGCTACCATCGCTACTGGCTGGCGGAACACCACAATATGACCGGTATCGCCAGTGCCGCAACTTCAGTGCTGATCGGCTATCTGGCCGCCAACACCCGCACGTTGCACCTCGGTTCCGGCGGCGTCATGCTTCCCAATCACTCACCGCTGGTGATCGCCGAGCAGTTCGGTACGTTGAATACGCTCTATCCGGGACGCATTGATCTCGGCTTAGGACGCGCGCCGGGCAGCGACCAGCCGACAATGCGAGCCCTGCGTCGTCATATGGGCGGCGATATCGATAACTTCCCTCGTGACGTCGCTGAGCTGGTGGACTGGTTTGACGCGCGCGATCCCAATCCGCAGGTACGCCCGGTGCCTGGCTACGGCGAGAAGATCCCGGTCTGGCTGTTAGGCTCCAGCCTCTACAGCGCACAGTTAGCCGCACAGCTTGGCCTGCCGTTCGCTTTTGCCTCCCACTTCGCACCGGATATGCTGTTCCAGGCGCTGCATCTGTACCGCACGCAGTTCCGGCCATCAGCACGGCTGGAAAAACCGTATGCCATGGTGTGCATCAACATCATTGCCGCCGACAGCAACCGTGATGCGGAATATCTGTTCACCTCGATGCAGCAGGCGTTCGTCAAGTTGCGGCGTGGTGAAACGGGCCAACTCCCGGCGCCGATTCAAAATATGGATCAGTTCTGGTCGCCGTCAGAGCAGTACGGTGTACAGCAGGCGCTGAGCATGTCGCTGGTGGGCGATAAAACGAAAGTACGCCACGGACTGGAGTCAATTCTGCGTGAAACCCAGGCGGACGAGATCATGGTTAACGGGCAGATTTTTGATCATCAGGCGCGTCTGCACTCGTTTGATCTGGCAATGGATGTGAAAGAGGAGTTGGTGGGGTAG
- a CDS encoding U32 family peptidase, with amino-acid sequence MKYSLGPVLYYWPKETLEDFYQQAAASSADVIYLGEAVCSKRRATKVGDWLDMAKSLAGSGKQVVLSTLALVQASSELNELKRYVENGDFLLEASDLGVVNMCADRKLPFVAGHALNCYNAVTLRLLLKHGMVRWCMPVELSRDWLMNLLNQCDELGIRQQFEVEVLSYGHLPLAYSARCFTARSEDRPKDECETCCIKYPNGRDVLSQENQQVFVLNGIQTMSGYIYNLGNELTSMQGLVDIVRLSPLGTETFAMLDAFRANENGASPLALEAHSDCNGYWKRLAGLELQA; translated from the coding sequence ATGAAATATTCCTTAGGGCCGGTGCTTTACTACTGGCCGAAAGAGACGCTGGAAGACTTCTATCAGCAGGCCGCCGCCAGCAGCGCGGATGTTATCTATCTCGGCGAAGCGGTGTGCAGCAAACGCCGCGCCACGAAAGTCGGCGACTGGCTGGATATGGCGAAGTCGCTCGCCGGTAGCGGCAAGCAGGTGGTGCTTTCAACGCTGGCGCTGGTGCAAGCCTCTTCTGAGCTGAATGAGCTGAAGCGCTATGTCGAAAACGGCGACTTTTTGCTGGAGGCCAGCGATCTTGGCGTGGTGAATATGTGCGCCGACCGCAAACTCCCGTTTGTCGCCGGACACGCGCTGAACTGCTACAACGCGGTCACGCTGCGCCTGCTGCTCAAACACGGGATGGTGCGCTGGTGTATGCCGGTAGAACTGTCCCGCGACTGGCTGATGAACCTGCTCAATCAGTGTGATGAACTGGGGATTCGCCAGCAGTTTGAAGTGGAAGTCCTGAGCTACGGGCATCTGCCGCTGGCTTACTCCGCTCGCTGCTTTACCGCTCGCTCGGAAGACCGGCCGAAAGATGAATGCGAAACCTGCTGCATCAAGTACCCGAATGGCCGCGACGTGCTCTCTCAGGAAAATCAACAGGTGTTCGTCCTCAATGGCATTCAGACCATGAGCGGCTATATCTACAATCTGGGTAACGAACTGACGTCAATGCAGGGCCTGGTGGATATCGTGCGTCTGTCACCGCTGGGAACCGAAACATTCGCTATGCTCGACGCCTTCCGCGCCAATGAAAATGGCGCATCGCCTCTGGCCCTTGAAGCACACAGTGACTGTAACGGTTACTGGAAACGCCTGGCCGGTCTGGAATTGCAGGCCTGA
- the ubiU gene encoding ubiquinone anaerobic biosynthesis protein UbiU: MELLCPAGNLPALKAAIENGADAVYIGLKDDTNARHFAGLNFTEKKLQEAVSFVHQHRRKLHIAINTFAHPDGYARWQHAVDMAAQLGADALILADLAMLEYAAVRYPHIERHVSVQASATNEEAINFYHRNFDVARVVLPRVLSIHQVKQLARVTPVPLEVFAFGSLCIMAEGRCYLSSWLTGESPNTVGACSPARFVRWQQTPQGLESRLNEVLIDRYQDGENAGYPTLCKGRYLVDGERYHVLEEPTSLNTLELLPELLAANIASVKIEGRQRSPAYVSQVAKVWRQAIDRCMADPQNYAPQAAWMETLGAMSEGTQTTLGAYHRKWQ, from the coding sequence ATGGAGCTGCTCTGCCCTGCCGGAAATCTCCCGGCGCTTAAGGCGGCCATCGAAAACGGCGCTGATGCTGTTTATATCGGGCTTAAAGATGATACCAACGCCCGCCACTTCGCCGGCCTTAACTTTACCGAGAAGAAATTGCAGGAAGCGGTGAGTTTTGTCCATCAACACCGCCGCAAATTGCACATCGCCATTAACACCTTTGCGCATCCGGACGGTTATGCCCGCTGGCAGCACGCGGTGGATATGGCCGCGCAACTGGGCGCGGATGCGCTGATCCTTGCCGATCTCGCGATGCTTGAGTATGCCGCAGTTCGTTATCCGCATATTGAGCGCCATGTCTCTGTTCAGGCTTCGGCAACGAATGAAGAAGCGATCAACTTTTATCACCGCAATTTTGATGTTGCCCGCGTCGTCCTGCCACGCGTGCTCTCGATTCATCAGGTGAAACAGCTTGCCCGCGTGACGCCCGTACCGCTGGAAGTTTTTGCTTTCGGCAGTCTATGCATTATGGCGGAAGGTCGCTGTTACCTCTCGTCCTGGTTGACCGGTGAATCTCCCAATACGGTAGGCGCCTGCTCCCCTGCCCGCTTTGTGCGCTGGCAGCAGACGCCGCAGGGGCTGGAATCTCGTCTGAATGAAGTGTTGATCGACCGCTATCAGGACGGGGAAAACGCCGGTTATCCGACGCTGTGTAAAGGTCGTTATCTGGTTGATGGCGAGCGTTACCACGTACTGGAAGAACCAACCAGCCTGAACACGCTGGAACTGCTGCCGGAACTGCTGGCGGCGAATATTGCCTCGGTGAAAATCGAAGGCCGTCAACGCAGCCCGGCCTATGTCAGCCAGGTCGCGAAAGTGTGGCGCCAGGCGATCGACCGCTGCATGGCCGACCCGCAAAACTACGCGCCGCAGGCAGCCTGGATGGAGACGCTCGGCGCGATGTCCGAAGGCACTCAGACGACGCTTGGCGCGTATCACCGTAAATGGCAGTGA
- the ubiT gene encoding ubiquinone anaerobic biosynthesis accessory factor UbiT yields the protein MLDKLRSRLVHFGPSLMSVPVKLTPFALQRQVLEQVLSWQFRQALADGELEFLEGRWLSITVRDIGLKWYTSVENDKLIVSEDAQADVSFSADASDLLMIAARKQDPDTLFFQRRLVIEGDTELGLYVKNLMDAIELEQMPKALRVMLLQLADFVEAGMKYSPETKQTSVGEPC from the coding sequence GTGTTAGATAAGCTGCGTTCACGCTTAGTACATTTCGGTCCGTCTCTGATGAGTGTGCCAGTTAAACTGACGCCCTTTGCACTGCAACGTCAGGTTCTGGAACAGGTCCTGAGCTGGCAGTTTCGCCAGGCCCTGGCAGACGGTGAACTGGAATTCCTGGAAGGCCGTTGGTTAAGCATTACGGTTCGCGATATCGGCCTGAAGTGGTATACCTCGGTCGAGAATGACAAACTGATCGTCAGCGAGGATGCGCAAGCCGACGTGAGTTTTAGCGCTGATGCCAGCGATCTGTTGATGATCGCCGCGCGTAAGCAGGATCCGGATACGCTCTTCTTCCAGCGCCGCCTGGTGATCGAAGGGGATACGGAGTTAGGGTTGTATGTGAAGAACCTGATGGATGCCATTGAGCTGGAGCAGATGCCCAAAGCGTTGCGCGTTATGCTGCTGCAACTGGCGGATTTTGTTGAGGCGGGCATGAAATACTCGCCAGAAACCAAACAAACATCGGTAGGTGAACCATGCTGA
- a CDS encoding GNAT family N-acetyltransferase, protein MLIRVEIPIDAPGIDALLRRSFESDAEAKLVHDLREDGFLTLGLVATDDEGQVVGYVAFSPVDVQGEDLQWVGMAPLAVDENYRGQGLARQLVYEGLDSLNEFGYAAVVTLGDPALYSRFGFELAAHYDLHCRWPGTESAFQVHRLAEDALSGVTGLVEYHDHFNRF, encoded by the coding sequence ATGCTGATTCGAGTAGAAATTCCCATTGACGCCCCCGGCATTGATGCCCTGCTGCGTCGTTCATTCGAAAGCGATGCGGAAGCGAAACTGGTTCACGATCTACGTGAAGATGGTTTTCTGACGCTCGGTCTGGTCGCCACCGACGATGAAGGTCAGGTGGTGGGGTACGTGGCATTCAGCCCCGTCGACGTGCAGGGTGAAGATCTGCAGTGGGTCGGTATGGCGCCGCTGGCCGTCGATGAAAACTACCGTGGGCAAGGTCTGGCGCGCCAGCTGGTCTATGAAGGACTGGATTCGCTCAACGAATTTGGCTATGCCGCCGTGGTCACCCTGGGCGATCCGGCACTGTACAGTCGCTTTGGTTTTGAACTGGCCGCCCATTACGATCTGCATTGCCGCTGGCCGGGCACCGAAAGCGCGTTTCAGGTACACCGTTTAGCGGAAGACGCGCTAAGCGGCGTTACGGGACTGGTCGAGTATCACGATCACTTTAATCGTTTTTAA
- a CDS encoding GIY-YIG nuclease family protein, with product MTPWYLYLIRTADNALYTGITTDVARRYQQHQRGKGAKALRGKGELTLAFSAPVGDRSLALRAEYRVKRLTKQQKERLVAEGEGFAALLNDLQTPALKND from the coding sequence ATGACACCCTGGTATCTTTATCTGATCCGTACCGCCGACAATGCCCTGTACACCGGGATCACGACCGACGTGGCGCGTCGCTACCAGCAGCATCAACGGGGTAAAGGCGCGAAGGCGCTACGGGGGAAAGGGGAGCTGACGCTGGCATTTTCCGCACCGGTTGGCGATCGTTCACTGGCGTTACGCGCAGAATACCGGGTCAAAAGACTCACCAAGCAGCAAAAAGAACGGCTGGTTGCAGAAGGCGAAGGGTTTGCAGCGTTACTGAATGACCTGCAAACCCCGGCGCTTAAAAACGATTAA
- a CDS encoding YhbP family protein, protein METLTAISRWLAKQHVVTWCVHHEGELWCANAFYLFDAKKVVFYLLTEEKTRHAQMSGPQAPVAGTVNGQPKTVALIRGVQFKGEIRQLTGDESDAARQAYLRRFPVARMLSAPVWEIRLDELKFTDNTLGFGKKLVWLRQSGTEDT, encoded by the coding sequence ATGGAAACACTCACTGCGATCAGTCGTTGGCTGGCGAAACAACACGTTGTGACCTGGTGCGTGCATCATGAAGGCGAACTGTGGTGTGCAAATGCGTTTTATCTCTTCGACGCCAAAAAGGTCGTTTTTTATCTGCTGACGGAAGAGAAAACGCGGCATGCGCAGATGTCAGGCCCGCAGGCCCCCGTAGCGGGAACGGTAAACGGTCAACCCAAAACGGTCGCATTGATTCGCGGCGTGCAGTTTAAAGGCGAGATTCGTCAACTGACAGGAGATGAAAGCGACGCCGCGCGACAGGCCTATCTCCGCCGCTTCCCGGTCGCCAGAATGCTGTCCGCGCCAGTATGGGAAATCCGCCTGGATGAACTCAAGTTTACCGACAACACCCTGGGCTTTGGTAAAAAGTTGGTTTGGTTACGTCAGTCAGGTACCGAGGATACGTAA
- the yhbO gene encoding protein/nucleic acid deglycase, which translates to MSKKIAVLITDEFEDSEFTSPAAEFRQAGHEVITIEKQAGKTVKGKKGEASVTIDKAIDEVRPADFDALLLPGGHSPDYLRGDDRFVTFTRDFVNTGKPVFAICHGPQLLISADVIRGRKLTAVKPIIIDVKNAGAEFYDQEVVVDKDQLVTSRTPDDLPAFNREALRILGT; encoded by the coding sequence ATGAGTAAGAAGATTGCCGTTTTGATCACTGACGAGTTTGAGGATTCAGAATTCACCTCACCCGCGGCAGAATTTCGCCAGGCCGGGCATGAGGTCATTACGATTGAAAAACAGGCGGGTAAAACGGTGAAAGGCAAAAAGGGCGAGGCCAGCGTCACCATTGATAAAGCGATTGATGAGGTCCGGCCTGCTGATTTTGATGCCCTGCTGTTACCTGGCGGTCACTCACCGGATTACCTGAGAGGTGATGATCGCTTCGTCACCTTTACGCGTGATTTCGTGAACACCGGTAAACCGGTCTTCGCCATCTGCCACGGGCCACAGCTACTGATCAGCGCCGATGTCATTCGTGGTCGTAAACTCACAGCGGTGAAACCGATCATTATCGATGTGAAAAACGCGGGTGCGGAATTTTACGATCAGGAAGTAGTGGTTGATAAAGACCAACTGGTAACCAGTCGTACCCCTGACGATCTGCCGGCGTTCAATCGCGAAGCATTACGTATCCTCGGTACCTGA
- a CDS encoding NAD(P)H-binding protein, whose amino-acid sequence MSQVLITGATGLVGGHLLRMLLNEPKIHSIAAPTRRPLADMPGVHNPYDPQLTDALAQVTDPVDIVFCCLGTTRREAGSKEAFIHADYTLVVDTALTGRRLGAQHMLVVSAMGANAHSPFFYNRVKGEMEEALIAQDWPRLTIARPSMLLGDRTRQRFTETLFSPLFRLLPGNWKSIDARDVARAMLAEALAPEHDGVTILTSSQLRERAA is encoded by the coding sequence ATGAGTCAGGTACTGATTACCGGGGCGACCGGGTTGGTTGGCGGACATTTACTGCGGATGCTGCTTAATGAACCGAAGATCCATTCCATTGCCGCGCCGACGCGACGCCCGCTGGCGGATATGCCTGGCGTCCATAATCCCTACGATCCGCAACTGACCGATGCGCTGGCGCAGGTCACCGATCCTGTCGATATTGTTTTTTGCTGCCTGGGCACGACCCGCCGGGAAGCCGGCAGTAAAGAGGCGTTTATCCATGCCGACTATACGCTGGTGGTCGACACCGCGTTGACCGGCCGCCGTCTGGGCGCACAGCATATGCTGGTGGTGAGCGCGATGGGGGCCAACGCCCATTCGCCGTTTTTCTACAACCGTGTAAAAGGTGAGATGGAAGAGGCGCTAATCGCGCAAGATTGGCCAAGGCTGACGATTGCACGTCCATCGATGCTGCTCGGCGACCGGACCCGACAGCGGTTCACTGAAACCCTTTTTTCGCCGTTGTTTCGGCTACTACCGGGCAACTGGAAGTCAATTGACGCGCGGGACGTGGCGCGCGCGATGCTGGCAGAAGCGCTGGCGCCTGAACACGACGGCGTGACGATCCTGACCTCGTCTCAACTGCGGGAAAGAGCCGCCTGA
- a CDS encoding permease — translation MAGQSSSQAATPFQWWKPALFFLVVIVGLWYVKWQPYYGKAFTAAETHSIGKSILAQADANPWQAAWDYAMVYFIAVWKAAVLGVILGSLIQVLIPRDWLLRTLGQARFRGTLFGTLFSLPGMMCTCCAAPVAAGMRRQQVSMGGALAFWMGNPLLNPATLVFMGFVLGWHFAAIRLVAGLAMVLVVATLVQKWVKEPPQTALPVEITQPDAQNGFFVRWGRALWTLFWSTIPVYILAVLVLGAARVWLFPHADGAIDNSLLWVIALAVAGCLFVIPTAAEIPIVQTMMLAGMGTAPALALLMTLPAISLPSLIMLRKAFPAKALWLTAVLVVIAGVIVGSLALI, via the coding sequence ATGGCTGGTCAGTCTTCATCTCAGGCGGCAACACCGTTTCAATGGTGGAAACCCGCTCTTTTCTTTCTCGTCGTCATCGTCGGTCTCTGGTATGTGAAATGGCAGCCTTATTACGGGAAAGCCTTCACCGCCGCAGAAACTCACAGCATCGGTAAATCTATTCTGGCGCAGGCTGATGCGAACCCCTGGCAGGCGGCCTGGGACTATGCAATGGTCTATTTCATTGCGGTCTGGAAGGCAGCGGTATTGGGGGTGATCCTCGGCTCGCTGATTCAGGTTCTGATCCCGCGTGACTGGCTGTTACGTACGCTCGGGCAAGCGCGTTTTCGCGGCACGCTGTTCGGGACGCTTTTCTCCCTGCCCGGCATGATGTGCACCTGCTGTGCCGCACCGGTGGCGGCGGGGATGCGTCGCCAACAGGTTTCGATGGGCGGGGCACTGGCTTTCTGGATGGGGAATCCGTTATTAAATCCGGCGACGCTGGTGTTTATGGGCTTTGTCCTCGGCTGGCATTTCGCGGCGATCCGTCTGGTCGCCGGACTGGCGATGGTGCTGGTAGTGGCGACGCTGGTACAAAAATGGGTGAAAGAGCCTCCGCAGACTGCGTTGCCGGTGGAAATCACGCAACCAGACGCACAGAATGGGTTCTTTGTTCGCTGGGGCCGCGCGCTATGGACGCTGTTCTGGAGCACTATTCCGGTCTACATTCTGGCGGTGCTGGTACTGGGTGCTGCGCGCGTCTGGTTGTTCCCGCATGCGGATGGGGCGATCGATAACAGTCTGCTGTGGGTGATTGCGCTGGCGGTAGCCGGTTGTCTGTTTGTGATCCCGACCGCAGCAGAAATCCCGATTGTGCAGACCATGATGCTGGCAGGGATGGGGACTGCGCCTGCGCTTGCACTGTTGATGACATTACCCGCCATCAGCCTGCCGTCGCTGATCATGCTACGTAAAGCGTTCCCGGCAAAAGCGCTGTGGTTAACGGCGGTGCTGGTGGTTATCGCTGGCGTGATAGTGGGGAGTCTTGCGCTGATATAA
- the dolP gene encoding division/outer membrane stress-associated lipid-binding lipoprotein, translating to MKALSPIAVLISALLLQGCVAAAVVGTAAVGTKAATDPRSVGTQVDDGTLEVRVNSALSKDAQIKKETRINVTAYQGKVLLVGQSPNSELSSRAKQIAMGVDGTTEVYNEIRQGEPIGMGTASNDTWITTKVRSQLLTSDQVKSSNVKVTTENGEVFLLGLVTEREAKAAADIASRVSGVKRVTTAFTFIK from the coding sequence ATGAAGGCTTTATCGCCAATCGCAGTCCTTATTTCTGCTCTGCTGTTGCAAGGTTGTGTGGCCGCCGCTGTTGTCGGTACAGCCGCCGTTGGTACCAAAGCAGCAACAGACCCACGTAGTGTAGGCACTCAGGTGGACGATGGAACCCTGGAAGTGCGCGTCAACAGTGCGCTGTCGAAAGATGCGCAGATCAAGAAAGAAACGCGAATTAACGTGACGGCTTATCAGGGTAAAGTGTTGCTGGTCGGCCAGTCGCCGAATAGCGAGCTCTCCTCACGCGCCAAACAGATTGCAATGGGCGTCGATGGTACCACCGAAGTCTATAACGAGATCCGTCAGGGTGAGCCGATTGGCATGGGCACCGCCTCGAACGACACCTGGATCACCACCAAAGTACGCTCTCAGTTACTGACCAGCGACCAGGTTAAATCTTCCAACGTGAAGGTGACAACCGAAAACGGTGAAGTGTTCCTGTTAGGCCTGGTGACCGAACGTGAAGCAAAAGCGGCTGCGGATATCGCCAGCCGGGTCAGCGGCGTGAAGCGCGTGACCACCGCGTTTACGTTTATTAAGTAA
- the diaA gene encoding DnaA initiator-associating protein DiaA: MLDRIKVCFTESIQTQIAAAEALPDAISRAAMTLVHSLLNGNKILCCGNGTSAANAQHFAASMINRFETERPSLPAIALNTDNVVLTAIANDRLHDEVYAKQVRALGHAGDVLLAISTRGNSRDIVKAVEAAVTRDMTIVALTGYDGGELAGLLGPQDVEIRIPSHHSARIQEMHMLTVNCLCDLIDNTLFPHQDD, encoded by the coding sequence GTGTTAGACAGAATTAAAGTCTGCTTTACCGAAAGCATTCAAACTCAAATTGCCGCAGCAGAAGCCCTCCCGGATGCTATCTCTCGTGCCGCCATGACGCTGGTTCATTCACTGCTCAATGGCAACAAAATTCTCTGTTGTGGTAATGGGACATCCGCTGCCAACGCACAGCATTTTGCTGCCAGCATGATCAACCGTTTTGAAACAGAACGTCCCAGTTTACCTGCGATTGCACTAAATACGGATAATGTGGTCTTAACAGCGATTGCCAACGACCGTCTGCATGACGAAGTGTATGCAAAACAGGTTCGGGCGTTGGGTCATGCGGGTGATGTCTTACTGGCCATCTCGACGCGCGGTAACAGCCGCGATATCGTGAAGGCCGTGGAAGCAGCGGTCACACGAGACATGACGATTGTGGCATTGACCGGGTATGACGGGGGTGAACTGGCTGGACTGTTAGGGCCACAGGATGTTGAGATCCGCATCCCTTCGCATCACAGCGCGCGCATTCAGGAAATGCATATGCTGACGGTAAACTGCCTGTGCGATCTGATCGATAACACGCTTTTCCCCCACCAGGATGATTAA
- a CDS encoding YraN family protein: MAPVPARADCPRQLTSKQAGDAWETTARRWLERKGLHFIAANVHERGGEIDLIMRDGKTTVFIEVRYRRSTAFGGAAASVTRSKQRKLLQAARLWLARHNGSFDTVDCRFDVLAFTGNDVEWFRNAFTDCS, from the coding sequence ATGGCTCCAGTACCAGCAAGGGCAGATTGTCCCCGCCAGTTAACGAGTAAACAGGCCGGTGACGCGTGGGAAACCACTGCGCGTCGCTGGCTGGAGCGCAAGGGACTGCATTTCATCGCCGCCAACGTGCATGAACGCGGCGGCGAGATCGACCTGATTATGCGTGATGGCAAAACAACCGTCTTTATTGAGGTTCGCTACCGACGCTCTACGGCGTTCGGTGGCGCCGCTGCCAGTGTGACGCGCAGCAAGCAACGCAAATTATTACAGGCTGCCCGCTTGTGGCTCGCGCGCCACAATGGGAGTTTTGATACTGTGGATTGCCGGTTCGATGTGTTAGCCTTCACCGGAAATGATGTTGAGTGGTTCAGGAATGCGTTTACTGACTGCTCATAA